A DNA window from Corynebacterium ciconiae DSM 44920 contains the following coding sequences:
- a CDS encoding CbrC family protein, which produces MFDSSVTLEGSVISLTPLSTDHAEILGSAAVDLHKQYWSGVPKPEDMPSYLERLCATANSGRSLPLLVRLNTDTRAVGVTGLQVDNPDVPTVTLSHTWVTRGAQSTRVFPEILALLIKYSFDSLGAQRFSMVVPRTNIQARRAAEKADLRYEGTLRSASRLGDGNVDDALVYSVLPHEFPSLMAGLQYRIDRPILPDVATVSTPITEAAARPAKAEPAHDELPSFRYHPDPVITGAIVRNEDAECPCCGRKTGWAYMYRPYALERVENLCPWCIASGAAAEKYDATFVPTAPEGMLPERAEELMKRTPSFASFQEEQWQFADGDACQFLGVATAAQLESLSPEEREESGLDASFFKEDYLTWLRAQPREELRAHADPCVFAFSSLSSDKLKFWMDFS; this is translated from the coding sequence ATGTTTGATTCCTCAGTCACCCTAGAAGGCAGCGTCATCAGCCTGACGCCGCTGAGCACCGACCACGCAGAGATCCTCGGCAGCGCCGCAGTGGATCTGCACAAACAATACTGGTCGGGGGTGCCTAAGCCGGAGGATATGCCCAGCTATTTGGAGCGGCTCTGCGCCACCGCCAATAGTGGCCGTTCCCTGCCCCTCTTGGTGCGCTTGAACACCGACACCCGTGCCGTGGGTGTGACTGGGCTACAGGTAGACAACCCAGATGTTCCCACTGTCACGCTGAGCCACACGTGGGTCACCCGTGGCGCCCAGTCCACCCGCGTCTTCCCTGAGATTTTGGCGCTACTGATCAAGTACAGCTTCGACAGCCTCGGCGCCCAGCGTTTTTCCATGGTGGTACCCCGCACCAATATCCAGGCCCGCCGCGCCGCTGAGAAGGCGGATCTGCGCTACGAGGGCACCTTGCGCAGCGCCTCTCGTTTGGGTGACGGCAATGTGGACGATGCGCTGGTGTACTCGGTGCTACCGCACGAGTTCCCCTCTCTCATGGCGGGGCTGCAGTACCGCATTGATCGCCCCATCCTTCCCGACGTGGCCACCGTGAGCACCCCGATCACCGAGGCTGCCGCGCGCCCCGCAAAGGCGGAGCCCGCCCACGATGAGCTCCCCAGCTTCCGCTATCACCCGGATCCGGTGATCACCGGCGCGATCGTGCGTAACGAGGACGCCGAATGCCCCTGTTGTGGCCGCAAGACGGGGTGGGCCTATATGTATCGGCCCTATGCGCTCGAGCGGGTAGAGAATCTCTGCCCGTGGTGCATCGCTTCTGGTGCTGCCGCAGAGAAGTACGACGCCACCTTCGTTCCCACCGCCCCCGAGGGGATGTTGCCGGAGCGCGCCGAGGAATTGATGAAGCGCACTCCTTCTTTTGCTTCTTTCCAGGAGGAACAGTGGCAGTTCGCCGATGGTGATGCCTGCCAGTTCCTCGGTGTGGCCACCGCCGCTCAGCTGGAAAGCCTCAGCCCCGAGGAACGGGAGGAATCCGGCTTGGATGCGTCCTTCTTTAAGGAGGACTATCTCACTTGGCTGCGCGCCCAGCCGCGCGAGGAACTGCGGGCTCACGCCGATCCGTGTGTGTTCGCTTTCTCCTCCCTCAGCTCGGACAAGCTGAAGTTCTGGATGGATTTCAGCTAG
- a CDS encoding glycosyltransferase: MTDPSLTVLMTVYHGTTAPHVRQALDSLYAQTRPAEEILLVQDGPVGEDVAEILAEAEATRDEVRVLRRENNEGNAVASAAAMATLRTEFYARQDSDDISYPERFERQLAFLAEHPGVDLVGSAMTEFVDFPEQPTGVRALPESPAEINRYLTINNPINHPTVMARVEAIRAVGGYQPVHLMEDYDLMARLVADGKVLANMTEELVYFRVGDAQLSRRTGLDMIHAELTMQRHLVDYGLVTAFRAVGNFLLRSTYRLLPKQLLTRVYRVLFHRRIHAER, encoded by the coding sequence GTGACTGATCCAAGCCTGACGGTGTTGATGACGGTGTACCACGGGACGACCGCCCCGCACGTACGCCAGGCGTTGGACAGTCTCTACGCCCAAACCCGCCCCGCCGAGGAGATCCTGCTGGTGCAGGACGGCCCCGTAGGCGAGGATGTGGCTGAGATCCTCGCTGAGGCCGAGGCCACCCGGGACGAGGTACGGGTGCTACGGCGCGAAAACAACGAGGGTAATGCGGTGGCTTCGGCGGCTGCAATGGCCACGCTCCGCACGGAGTTCTACGCCCGCCAAGACAGCGACGATATCTCCTATCCCGAGCGCTTCGAGCGCCAGCTTGCTTTCCTCGCCGAGCACCCTGGGGTGGATCTGGTGGGCAGCGCCATGACAGAGTTTGTGGACTTCCCCGAGCAACCCACCGGGGTGCGGGCTCTGCCGGAAAGCCCCGCAGAGATCAACCGGTATCTCACCATCAATAACCCCATCAACCATCCCACGGTCATGGCCCGCGTTGAGGCCATTCGCGCCGTGGGCGGGTATCAGCCGGTGCATTTGATGGAAGACTATGACCTCATGGCGCGGCTGGTGGCCGACGGCAAGGTGCTGGCGAACATGACGGAAGAACTGGTGTATTTCCGAGTGGGCGATGCGCAACTTTCGCGCCGCACCGGCCTCGACATGATCCACGCCGAGCTCACCATGCAGCGCCACCTTGTGGATTATGGCCTTGTTACCGCATTCCGCGCGGTGGGTAATTTCCTCCTGCGGTCGACCTATCGCCTTCTGCCTAAGCAGCTGCTCACGCGGGTCTATCGGGTGCTCTTTCACCGCCGAATCCACGCCGAGAGGTGA
- a CDS encoding glycosyltransferase family 2 protein — protein MSVVDSSRSADDARRQPGDYADTWLVIPCFNEGPVIGDVIRHARQTFPNIVAVNDGSKDDSAAAIHAAGAHLVNHPVNLGQGAAIQTGVEYARAQPGAQNFVTFDADGQHQVKDVVAMINRLRTEDVDIIVGTRFGRPRAADDQVPLIKRIVLKTVVLLSRRTRKLGLTDAHNGLRVFNRTVAEQLNLRMNGMSHASEFVTLMDTNKWRVSEQPVDILYTEYSMSKGQSLFNGVNILADGFIARNLS, from the coding sequence ATGTCCGTTGTTGATTCTTCCCGCAGCGCCGATGACGCCCGCCGTCAGCCCGGCGACTATGCGGATACATGGTTGGTGATCCCCTGTTTTAATGAGGGGCCTGTGATCGGCGATGTGATCCGGCACGCCCGCCAGACCTTCCCCAATATCGTGGCGGTCAACGACGGCTCCAAGGATGACTCGGCCGCGGCCATCCACGCCGCGGGTGCGCATCTGGTGAACCATCCTGTGAACCTCGGCCAGGGAGCCGCTATTCAAACCGGCGTGGAATACGCCCGCGCCCAGCCCGGCGCGCAGAACTTTGTCACCTTCGACGCCGATGGCCAACACCAGGTCAAAGACGTGGTGGCCATGATCAATCGGCTGCGCACGGAGGATGTGGACATTATCGTCGGCACCCGTTTTGGTCGGCCGCGCGCCGCTGATGACCAAGTGCCGCTGATTAAGCGCATCGTGTTAAAGACCGTGGTGCTGCTCTCGCGCCGCACCCGCAAGTTGGGTTTGACTGACGCCCACAATGGTCTGCGTGTGTTCAACCGCACCGTGGCCGAGCAGCTCAACCTGCGCATGAACGGCATGAGTCACGCCAGCGAGTTTGTCACCCTCATGGACACCAACAAGTGGCGGGTGAGCGAACAGCCCGTGGATATTCTCTACACCGAGTATTCAATGAGCAAGGGCCAATCGCTGTTCAACGGAGTCAACATTTTGGCCGACGGATTTATCGCAAGGAACCTGTCATGA
- a CDS encoding DUF2304 domain-containing protein — MSSGQIIMQIVLLLATIGLAVFFVSQRKKARAKAGVKLGFLVFLISCIWAIVRPDDLTVVANWLGVSRGTDLLLYLLVVAFMFTTISSYIRFREQELRYARLARAVALQTAVRPEAHDPSLDGTDPKATGLEEK; from the coding sequence ATGAGTTCGGGACAAATCATTATGCAAATTGTTCTGCTGCTTGCCACGATCGGCCTAGCAGTCTTTTTTGTGAGCCAGCGCAAAAAGGCCCGCGCTAAGGCCGGGGTGAAGCTCGGCTTTCTGGTGTTCTTGATCTCATGCATCTGGGCGATCGTGCGCCCCGATGACCTCACCGTGGTGGCTAATTGGCTCGGTGTTTCCCGAGGTACAGACCTTTTGCTCTACCTGCTGGTGGTGGCGTTCATGTTCACCACGATCTCTAGCTACATTCGTTTTCGCGAACAGGAACTGCGCTACGCTAGGCTAGCTCGCGCCGTCGCCCTGCAGACGGCGGTGCGCCCCGAAGCACACGATCCATCCCTCGATGGCACCGACCCCAAGGCCACCGGCCTTGAAGAAAAGTGA
- a CDS encoding DsbA family protein: MSQVPAVVWALFGVLLLIAGLGGYVVGTKATEDTAAQAAPSAAQQDSDAAAPPEDSEVEKMSKEEIAELVSQVEPGSGSLEPEAKDGAFDATIYGPSGEIQSMADILKVARRDASDPFAYGAVDAPVVISEFSDFECPYCSRYANTTEPELIDQYVKDGLVRIEWNDYAINGPHAVSAAQAGRAAAAQGKFFAFKHELYTASKDVNGHPEFGREDFIRFAKAAGVEDIDAFTKDLDDETYAQPVEEAQAYANGLGIQGTPSFVVGTRYVSGAQPTETFVEVIDVELAKVAAGEVSVPR, translated from the coding sequence ATCTCCCAGGTACCCGCCGTCGTGTGGGCCCTTTTCGGCGTGCTGCTGTTGATCGCTGGGCTCGGCGGCTATGTGGTGGGGACGAAAGCCACGGAAGACACCGCTGCTCAGGCCGCGCCGTCTGCCGCGCAGCAGGACTCTGACGCTGCCGCCCCGCCGGAGGATTCCGAGGTGGAGAAGATGAGCAAGGAGGAGATCGCCGAGCTGGTCTCCCAAGTCGAGCCCGGCTCGGGCTCACTTGAGCCCGAGGCCAAGGATGGCGCATTTGATGCCACAATCTATGGGCCCAGCGGCGAGATTCAGTCCATGGCGGACATCCTCAAGGTTGCTCGCCGCGACGCGAGCGATCCCTTCGCCTACGGCGCGGTGGATGCGCCGGTGGTGATTTCGGAATTCTCTGATTTCGAGTGCCCCTACTGCTCTCGCTATGCCAACACCACCGAGCCGGAGCTCATTGACCAGTACGTGAAAGATGGTCTGGTGCGTATCGAGTGGAATGATTACGCCATTAACGGCCCCCATGCTGTTTCTGCCGCGCAGGCAGGCCGCGCCGCTGCTGCCCAAGGCAAGTTCTTCGCCTTCAAGCACGAGCTCTACACCGCCTCTAAGGACGTCAACGGCCACCCCGAGTTCGGCCGCGAGGACTTCATCCGCTTCGCCAAGGCCGCCGGGGTGGAAGACATTGATGCCTTCACCAAGGACCTGGACGATGAAACCTACGCCCAGCCGGTAGAGGAGGCTCAGGCCTACGCCAATGGCTTGGGTATTCAGGGCACCCCCAGCTTCGTGGTGGGCACCCGCTATGTTTCGGGCGCCCAGCCCACCGAGACCTTCGTTGAGGTTATTGATGTGGAGCTGGCGAAGGTCGCCGCAGGCGAGGTGAGTGTTCCACGATGA
- a CDS encoding cytochrome c biogenesis CcdA family protein codes for MTSIGLFGAIIAGVLSILSPCSALLLPAFFAYAFSSRTELITRTAVFFLGLVVVLAPIGAGAGALGQWLSSERDTLITVGGIIMILLGVFIFFGGGFQIPGMSSLAGKVGMNAAGWIPTFLLGAVYGFAGFCAGPMLGAVLTTAFVASNVVYGMAIMAAYALGMTLPLFLLAALWEKFNIGEAAWLRGKKVQLGPLTLNSTSMIAGVFFIILGVLYMATNATTSLGGLLSTDTQANIQLRVATLLMNINGAMVLLFVLSIIALVLAYKSFTVPAKDKD; via the coding sequence ATGACGTCGATCGGATTGTTCGGCGCGATAATCGCCGGCGTGCTCTCTATTCTCAGCCCCTGCTCGGCGCTGCTCTTGCCGGCGTTTTTCGCCTATGCATTCAGCTCCCGCACGGAGCTGATCACCCGCACCGCCGTGTTCTTCCTCGGCCTCGTCGTGGTTCTCGCCCCCATTGGGGCGGGCGCGGGCGCGCTGGGGCAGTGGCTCAGCTCCGAACGTGACACACTGATCACCGTCGGCGGAATCATCATGATTCTGCTGGGTGTGTTCATCTTCTTCGGCGGCGGCTTCCAGATTCCCGGAATGTCCTCGCTCGCCGGCAAAGTGGGCATGAATGCGGCAGGGTGGATCCCCACCTTCCTGCTCGGCGCGGTCTATGGCTTTGCTGGTTTTTGCGCCGGCCCGATGTTGGGCGCGGTGCTCACCACCGCCTTTGTGGCCTCCAACGTGGTCTACGGGATGGCCATCATGGCGGCCTATGCCTTGGGCATGACCCTGCCGCTCTTCCTGCTGGCCGCCCTGTGGGAGAAGTTCAACATCGGCGAGGCCGCGTGGCTGCGCGGAAAGAAGGTGCAGCTCGGTCCGCTCACACTGAACTCCACCAGCATGATCGCCGGGGTGTTCTTCATCATCCTGGGCGTGCTCTACATGGCCACCAACGCCACCACCAGTCTCGGCGGGTTGCTCTCTACCGACACCCAGGCCAACATTCAGCTGCGGGTGGCCACCCTGCTGATGAATATCAACGGCGCCATGGTGTTGCTCTTTGTGCTCAGCATCATCGCCCTTGTGCTGGCCTATAAATCCTTCACGGTTCCCGCCAAGGACAAGGACTAG
- a CDS encoding GDP-mannose 4,6-dehydratase has protein sequence MNTLVTGGAGFIGSHLVDALVARGDSVVVLDNLSHGRRENLREALATGQVTLLEEDVLNCDFLQIMSEYRPEVVFHLAAQIDVRTSVTDPVFDAEMNAISTIRIAEAARQTGVRKVVFTSSGGAIYGRPETFPVSEEQPVRPMSPYAASKVTGETYLNMYRRLYGLDCTHIAPANVYGPRQDPHGEAGVVAIFSKNLLAGEPTVVFGEGANTRDYVYVGDLVQAFVAAAGQQGSGMRFNIGTGVETTDRALHSIVAHAVGVADEPRFAPARLGDVPRSCLDSSRAQQVLGWQPQVDVAEGIARTVEYFRSL, from the coding sequence ATGAACACTCTGGTTACTGGTGGCGCCGGTTTCATCGGCTCCCATCTGGTGGATGCGCTCGTGGCCCGCGGAGATAGCGTGGTGGTGCTGGATAATCTCTCCCACGGTCGGCGGGAGAACCTCCGCGAGGCGCTCGCGACGGGGCAGGTGACACTGCTGGAAGAAGACGTGCTGAACTGCGATTTTCTTCAGATAATGTCCGAGTATCGCCCTGAGGTTGTATTCCACTTGGCGGCGCAGATCGACGTCCGCACCTCGGTGACGGATCCGGTATTTGATGCGGAGATGAACGCCATCTCCACAATCCGCATCGCGGAAGCAGCCCGCCAGACCGGCGTGCGCAAGGTGGTGTTTACCTCCTCCGGCGGGGCCATCTATGGCCGCCCCGAAACCTTCCCCGTGAGCGAGGAGCAGCCGGTGCGCCCGATGTCTCCCTACGCGGCATCGAAGGTCACCGGCGAAACCTATCTGAACATGTACCGCCGACTGTACGGGCTCGACTGCACACACATTGCCCCGGCGAATGTCTACGGCCCGCGCCAAGATCCGCACGGTGAGGCTGGGGTGGTGGCGATCTTTAGCAAGAACCTGCTGGCTGGTGAGCCCACCGTGGTGTTCGGCGAGGGCGCTAACACCCGTGACTACGTGTACGTGGGGGATCTGGTGCAGGCCTTTGTGGCCGCCGCCGGGCAGCAGGGCTCTGGGATGCGCTTCAACATCGGCACCGGGGTGGAAACCACCGACCGCGCCCTGCACAGCATTGTCGCCCATGCGGTGGGGGTGGCTGATGAGCCGCGTTTCGCCCCCGCCCGACTCGGCGATGTGCCCCGCTCCTGTCTCGACTCCAGCCGGGCCCAGCAGGTGCTTGGTTGGCAGCCACAGGTGGATGTGGCCGAGGGCATCGCCCGCACGGTGGAATATTTCCGTAGCCTCTAG
- a CDS encoding DedA family protein: MVFQWLEPLMASPWIYLLLGGVTFGDAIIPVIPGELPMNLAGAYSGIFGFPHLLLIMLCCAAGAILGDNICFILGRSLTRAMGYLRNRSRLQKAMNWANDNLHRRDASVIVIARFIPGARWVITVMLGSTNYSHARFAFFDAIGVLIWAIQGTLFGYLGGWVFREQPLIGLISGMVFGVASGLVVERLSRRFAHHIPEHTTARTTESASRGT, from the coding sequence ATGGTGTTCCAGTGGCTCGAGCCACTCATGGCCTCGCCGTGGATCTACCTGCTGCTCGGGGGCGTGACCTTTGGTGATGCGATCATCCCCGTGATCCCGGGCGAGTTGCCGATGAATCTCGCCGGAGCTTATTCCGGTATTTTCGGCTTCCCGCACCTGTTGCTCATCATGCTGTGCTGTGCAGCCGGGGCGATTCTCGGCGATAATATCTGCTTCATCCTAGGCCGGAGCCTCACCCGCGCTATGGGGTATCTGCGCAACCGCAGCCGCCTACAAAAGGCTATGAACTGGGCTAATGACAATCTCCACCGACGCGACGCCTCGGTGATCGTGATTGCCCGGTTCATTCCTGGGGCGCGCTGGGTGATCACTGTCATGCTCGGCTCCACGAACTACTCCCATGCCCGTTTCGCCTTCTTCGACGCCATCGGGGTGCTCATTTGGGCTATTCAAGGCACTCTCTTTGGTTACCTCGGCGGCTGGGTGTTTCGGGAGCAGCCGCTCATCGGCCTTATCTCCGGAATGGTGTTCGGTGTAGCCTCGGGGCTGGTGGTGGAGCGGCTGAGCCGTCGCTTCGCCCACCATATCCCTGAGCACACCACCGCGCGCACCACAGAATCGGCTAGCCGCGGAACGTAA
- the gluQRS gene encoding tRNA glutamyl-Q(34) synthetase GluQRS translates to MCMSGTADARIAGAGRYAPSPSGELHFGNLRTALISWLVARSHSLPFYMRVEDVDTQRSSLESAAQQLEDLQRIGLDWDGEVLYQHQRFPAYEHVVESLRARGLVYECYCSRKDIAHAASAPHAIPGHYPGTCRDLSDAQRQAKREELEATGRHPALRLRSDATSGTVQDYWAGNYRGDVDDFVLRRGGQAPDWAYNLAVVVDDHHQQVGHVVRGDDLLPSAPRQAYLARLLGYEVPLYVHVPLVLNEQGRRLAKRDGAVTLHQMEQHSSTADVIQALGESLGVVGARSTAEILEHWDMDQLPRTAVTFRG, encoded by the coding sequence ATGTGCATGAGTGGAACCGCTGATGCCCGTATCGCTGGTGCTGGCCGCTACGCGCCGTCGCCAAGCGGCGAACTGCACTTCGGTAACCTGCGCACCGCGCTGATTTCTTGGTTGGTGGCCCGCTCTCACTCGCTGCCGTTTTATATGCGCGTGGAGGATGTGGATACCCAGCGCAGTTCCCTAGAATCCGCCGCGCAGCAGCTCGAGGATCTGCAGCGGATCGGCTTGGACTGGGACGGGGAGGTGCTTTACCAACACCAGCGTTTTCCCGCCTATGAGCACGTGGTGGAGAGTCTGCGGGCGCGGGGGCTGGTGTATGAGTGCTATTGCTCGCGCAAAGACATCGCTCATGCAGCTTCGGCGCCGCACGCCATCCCAGGGCACTATCCCGGCACCTGCCGTGACTTAAGTGATGCGCAGCGCCAAGCCAAGCGCGAGGAACTCGAGGCCACTGGGCGGCACCCGGCGTTGCGGCTGCGTAGCGACGCCACCTCCGGCACCGTGCAGGACTACTGGGCTGGCAATTATCGCGGTGATGTGGATGATTTCGTGCTTCGCCGTGGTGGCCAGGCGCCCGACTGGGCCTATAACCTCGCGGTGGTGGTGGATGATCACCACCAGCAGGTGGGGCATGTGGTGCGGGGCGATGATCTGCTGCCCTCCGCGCCGCGCCAGGCCTATCTTGCCCGACTGCTCGGCTACGAAGTGCCGCTGTATGTTCACGTGCCCCTAGTGCTCAATGAGCAGGGACGACGGCTGGCGAAACGCGATGGCGCGGTGACGCTCCACCAGATGGAGCAGCACAGTTCCACTGCGGATGTCATCCAAGCCCTCGGTGAATCGCTCGGGGTGGTGGGGGCGCGCTCCACCGCGGAGATCCTTGAGCACTGGGATATGGATCAGCTACCGCGCACCGCGGTTACGTTCCGCGGCTAG
- a CDS encoding suppressor of fused domain protein, whose protein sequence is MNTEEISVWFAQLFQLGEQPEWQELSVSGHRMALFSYGELATAVTVDASAIDTGLRAMAPPEAANPLSEADIRVELIAQTTPTHREQLPTVIEQALARMSDDSQETAPQPGTILADLVPELSTRHGLLVAPQLWEQGVPHLWEEPEQTRRSHGQLTLPLQLLLLTTEELEYAITYSVEELQEQMPIQGIDVHEWNR, encoded by the coding sequence ATGAATACAGAAGAGATCAGCGTCTGGTTTGCCCAGCTCTTTCAGCTGGGCGAGCAGCCCGAATGGCAAGAGCTTAGCGTGTCAGGCCACCGCATGGCCCTGTTCTCGTATGGCGAGCTGGCCACCGCAGTCACTGTGGATGCCTCCGCGATCGATACGGGCCTGCGGGCGATGGCTCCGCCAGAGGCCGCGAATCCGTTGAGCGAGGCAGATATTCGGGTAGAGCTGATTGCGCAAACTACCCCAACCCATCGCGAGCAGTTGCCGACGGTTATTGAGCAGGCGCTGGCCCGCATGAGTGATGACTCGCAGGAGACAGCGCCCCAGCCGGGGACGATCCTGGCGGATCTGGTACCGGAGCTGTCCACCCGCCATGGGCTGCTTGTTGCCCCGCAACTATGGGAGCAGGGTGTGCCCCACTTGTGGGAGGAGCCCGAGCAGACGAGGCGTTCTCATGGTCAACTCACCTTGCCGCTGCAGTTGCTGCTGCTCACCACTGAAGAGTTGGAGTACGCCATCACGTATTCCGTGGAGGAGCTGCAGGAACAAATGCCGATCCAGGGGATTGATGTGCATGAGTGGAACCGCTGA
- a CDS encoding aminotransferase class I/II-fold pyridoxal phosphate-dependent enzyme encodes MTELKDMNQQEFEEIAADARNRYEELVQRDLQLDLTRGKPSAEQLSFADELLALPGKGEYRTADGVDVRNYGGLNGIVDIREIYAELLGLDLAQVCAGDSSSLNIAFDIMSWTYTFGNCDSPRPWSQEEKLRWICIVPGYDRHFSITEHFGFEMVTVPMLDNGPDMDAIRELVKDPSVKGLWAVPVFSNPTGVTFSEDVCRELAEMDTAAPDFRIMWDNAYAVHVFDEFPENYNVLEMAKKAGHPNRFWYLTSTSKVTFAGSGVAIFASSSANLEWYASHAGIRGIGPNKVNQLAHARYFGSAEGVREVMRQHASSLAPKFHSVLEILESRLGGLGIASWTSPKGGYFISLDVVDGTASRVVELAKEAGIKLTAAGSTFPLKQDPNDRNLRLAPSMPPLNEVEVAMDGVATCVLLAAVEKLAN; translated from the coding sequence ATGACCGAACTGAAGGATATGAATCAGCAAGAGTTCGAGGAGATTGCTGCTGATGCGCGCAATCGTTATGAGGAGCTCGTCCAGCGTGACCTGCAGCTGGATCTGACCCGCGGTAAGCCCTCCGCTGAGCAGCTGAGCTTCGCGGATGAATTGCTGGCCCTGCCCGGTAAGGGCGAGTACCGCACCGCCGATGGGGTGGATGTGCGCAACTATGGCGGCCTGAACGGCATTGTGGATATCCGAGAGATCTACGCCGAGCTGCTCGGGCTCGACCTCGCCCAGGTCTGTGCTGGTGACTCTTCCAGCCTCAATATCGCTTTCGACATCATGAGCTGGACCTACACCTTCGGTAACTGCGACTCCCCGCGTCCGTGGTCGCAGGAGGAGAAGCTGCGCTGGATCTGCATCGTCCCTGGCTATGACCGCCACTTCTCCATCACCGAGCACTTCGGATTCGAGATGGTTACGGTGCCGATGCTGGACAACGGCCCGGACATGGACGCTATTCGCGAGCTGGTAAAGGATCCGAGCGTGAAGGGCCTGTGGGCCGTGCCGGTGTTCTCCAACCCCACCGGTGTGACCTTCTCTGAGGATGTCTGCCGCGAGCTCGCGGAGATGGACACCGCCGCCCCCGATTTCCGCATCATGTGGGATAACGCCTACGCGGTTCACGTATTTGATGAGTTCCCAGAGAATTACAACGTCCTCGAGATGGCGAAGAAGGCTGGACACCCCAACCGGTTCTGGTATCTCACCTCTACCTCGAAGGTGACCTTCGCCGGCTCTGGTGTGGCTATTTTCGCCTCCTCTTCCGCGAACCTTGAGTGGTATGCCTCCCATGCGGGAATCCGCGGCATTGGGCCGAACAAGGTGAATCAGTTGGCCCATGCCCGCTACTTCGGCTCGGCCGAAGGGGTGCGCGAGGTAATGCGTCAGCACGCCAGCTCACTCGCGCCGAAGTTCCACAGCGTGCTAGAAATCCTCGAGTCTCGCCTTGGTGGCCTCGGCATTGCGTCGTGGACTTCCCCGAAGGGCGGCTACTTCATCTCGCTCGATGTGGTCGATGGCACCGCCTCCCGCGTGGTGGAGCTGGCCAAGGAAGCCGGCATCAAGCTCACCGCGGCTGGGTCCACCTTCCCGCTAAAGCAGGATCCTAACGATCGTAATCTCCGTCTGGCGCCCTCGATGCCGCCGCTGAATGAGGTGGAAGTAGCCATGGATGGCGTGGCCACCTGTGTGCTGCTTGCTGCCGTGGAGAAGCTGGCCAATTAA